From one Salmo salar chromosome ssa09, Ssal_v3.1, whole genome shotgun sequence genomic stretch:
- the tgfb1a gene encoding transforming growth factor, beta 1a isoform X1, giving the protein MRLVCLTITCLAALCLAGSVNSMSTCKTLDLELVKKKRIEAIRGQILSKLRMAKEPEEGQTGVEKDIPVALLSLYNSTVELSEEQKLQPQPTTHTLEEEEEYFAKEVHKFTMKQDKNVTKHQMLFNLKEMRSSIGDYHLLSSAELRLLIKNSNIPSGSEQRLELYKGLHDSMRYLGSRFITNKWSDRWLSFDVTETLKEWLKGTEEEQGFELKLYCECGKSEEPFLFTISGLDSGVRGDVAGLAKNMRKPHILAMSIPQNYSSQLTSSRKKRATTTDDTCTDKTENCCVRKLYIDFRKDLGWKWIHKPKGYHANYCMGSCTYIWNAENKYSQILALYKHHNPGASAQPCCVPQVLDPLPILYYVGRQHKVEQLSNMIVESCKCS; this is encoded by the exons ATGAGACTGGTGTGTTTAACCATTACGTGCCTGGCGGCGCTGTGCTTGGCGGGCAGTGTGAACAGCATGTCCACCTGTAAGACTCTAGACCTGGAGCTGGTTAAGAAGAAACGCATCGAGGCGATCAGGGGACAGATCCTCTCCAAGCTGAGGATGGCCAAGgagccagaggaggggcagacAGGAGTGGAGAAGGACATCCCTGTGGCGTTGCTCTCTCTCTACAACAGCACCGTGGAGCTCAGCGAGGAGCAGAAACTTCAGCCgcagcccaccacacacacactagaggaagaggaggagtactTCGCCAAGGAGGTCCACAAGTTCACCATGAAGCAGG ATAAGAATGTCACCAAGCACCAGATGCTTTTTAACCTGAAGGAGATGAGATCCAGCATTGGGGACTACCATCTACTCTCCAGCGCTGAGCTGCGCCTGCTCATCAAAAACTCTAACATCCCGTCTGGCAGTGAGCAGCGCCTGGAGCTCTACAAGGGGCTGCACGACAGCATGCGGTACCTGGGATCACGCTTCATCACCAACAAGTGGAGTGACCGCTGGCTGTCTTTCGACGTCACTGAAACCCTCAAGGAATGGCTGAAGGGGACCG aggaagaGCAGGGCTTTGAGTTGAAGCTGTACTGTGAGTGTGGTAAATCCGAGGAACCGTTCCTCTTCACTATCTCTGGGTTGGACAGCGGGGTACGaggtgacgtggctggtttaGCCAAGAACATGAGGAAGCCTCATATCTTGGCCATGTCCATCCCCCAGAACTACAGTTCACAGCTCACCTCCTCACGTAAGAAACGGGCCACCACTACAGACGACACCTGCACAGA TAAAACAGAGAACTGCTGCGTGAGGAAACTCTACATCGACTTCAGGAAAGATCTGGGCTGGAAGTGGATCCACAAGCCAAAAGGTTACCATGCCAACTACTGCATGGGCTCATGCACCTACATCTGGAATGCTGAAAACAAATACTCTCAG atcctTGCCCTGTACAAACACCACAACCCAGGAGCCTCGGCCCAGCCGTGCTGCGTACCCCAGGTCTTGGACCCTCTGCCAATCCTGTACTACGTAGGGAGACAACATAAG
- the tgfb1a gene encoding transforming growth factor, beta 1a isoform X2 — translation MRLVCLTITCLAALCLAGSVNSMSTCKTLDLELVKKKRIEAIRGQILSKLRMAKEPEEGQTGVEKDIPVALLSLYNSTVELSEEQKLQPQPTTHTLEEEEEYFAKEVHKFTMKQDKNVTKHQMLFNLKEMRSSIGDYHLLSSAELRLLIKNSNIPSGSEQRLELYKGLHDSMRYLGSRFITNKWSDRWLSFDVTETLKEWLKGTEEEQGFELKLYCECGKSEEPFLFTISGLDSGVRGDVAGLAKNMRKPHILAMSIPQNYSSQLTSSRKKRATTTDDTCTDKTENCCVRKLYIDFRKDLGWKWIHKPKGYHANYCMGSCTYIWNAENKYSQVEQLSNMIVESCKCS, via the exons ATGAGACTGGTGTGTTTAACCATTACGTGCCTGGCGGCGCTGTGCTTGGCGGGCAGTGTGAACAGCATGTCCACCTGTAAGACTCTAGACCTGGAGCTGGTTAAGAAGAAACGCATCGAGGCGATCAGGGGACAGATCCTCTCCAAGCTGAGGATGGCCAAGgagccagaggaggggcagacAGGAGTGGAGAAGGACATCCCTGTGGCGTTGCTCTCTCTCTACAACAGCACCGTGGAGCTCAGCGAGGAGCAGAAACTTCAGCCgcagcccaccacacacacactagaggaagaggaggagtactTCGCCAAGGAGGTCCACAAGTTCACCATGAAGCAGG ATAAGAATGTCACCAAGCACCAGATGCTTTTTAACCTGAAGGAGATGAGATCCAGCATTGGGGACTACCATCTACTCTCCAGCGCTGAGCTGCGCCTGCTCATCAAAAACTCTAACATCCCGTCTGGCAGTGAGCAGCGCCTGGAGCTCTACAAGGGGCTGCACGACAGCATGCGGTACCTGGGATCACGCTTCATCACCAACAAGTGGAGTGACCGCTGGCTGTCTTTCGACGTCACTGAAACCCTCAAGGAATGGCTGAAGGGGACCG aggaagaGCAGGGCTTTGAGTTGAAGCTGTACTGTGAGTGTGGTAAATCCGAGGAACCGTTCCTCTTCACTATCTCTGGGTTGGACAGCGGGGTACGaggtgacgtggctggtttaGCCAAGAACATGAGGAAGCCTCATATCTTGGCCATGTCCATCCCCCAGAACTACAGTTCACAGCTCACCTCCTCACGTAAGAAACGGGCCACCACTACAGACGACACCTGCACAGA TAAAACAGAGAACTGCTGCGTGAGGAAACTCTACATCGACTTCAGGAAAGATCTGGGCTGGAAGTGGATCCACAAGCCAAAAGGTTACCATGCCAACTACTGCATGGGCTCATGCACCTACATCTGGAATGCTGAAAACAAATACTCTCAG